GTCACTGTCTCCAAACCAACACTATTCATCTGCAAACATGACGGACTCAGACAGAGACATGAGGAGACCGGCGATGAGTTTGATGGCAGCAGTCTGTGGATTTGTGTATCTTCTTCTCACAGTGACAGGTACGGCACAAAGACTGggtgtttaaagacattttttatgTGTAGGTATTCAGATTGAATTAGAAATTATATTCAGCATCACATCTTCATAGCATGAACATGTAAAATGATGGTGATGGACAAACGGTCAAATTTAGCTTTTGTAAGTTACCCTCTGGTTTCAGGCTTCTACTCAAAAAACTTTATATTTTTAGAATCAGGGAgagtttgtgcttttattttattttattttattttattttattttattttttgcctgGTTTATTGGATATCAAAAGTGTAGAACCGAGCATGACGAATGTGAGGGATTTAATGCCAAAGCTGCAATATGTCATTTGGTGTATTGTTGTGGTTTTATTGGAGTGTATGAAAATAACTGATATGTCCTGAGAGCTGATGTTCCTTTGTGGCAGAACTTTTGGTCTCCAATAGTTTGTTGCTCCACATGAAATAATTGGTGCTAACAGTTTtagaatccttttttttccgCTTTACATGAATTTAACCAATTTTTGGATAACCTGTTTTAGTGAGTGTATAACTTTATCTTAAATAAACAAAGcgaaaagttattttttttttctcccacataACCGTCTCCTCACGCTTTcaaactgatactctgcactcTACCATGGCCCAAACCAATCCCACCTCAAAACAGAGGAAGTCTTAAAACCCCAAACCATATTTctaaacacaacacagaaacaaaagtgGGGGGAGACAAAACAACAGAGACAGTGCAAAAGATTGAAAGTGACGTACAGTTTTGTCAGGACCCTTTGAGTCCCGCCTGTCTGGTGAGGTCTCCCATCATCTCCTGTGTCCTTATCCTTACCTGTCTCACCTCCTGTTCTCCTTGTCAGTGGACTTCTGGATGTGCTCGTCACCCTCATGTGTTACacctgtgttttcctgtgtgattGTTGGAACGTTGTGAatctgtgcgtgtttgtgtcGGTGTCAGCTCGTGTTCCAGTGCTGTTTCGTACTTGACTTCCATTCCTGTGTTCTTTCTCATGTTTGTGGAATTAAATGAGTTTCTACGCAGAACTGCTGCCTGCATTTGAGCGCTTTGACCTGCACATTGacaaatgtcttttaaatataAAGTTAGAATcacttagaaaaaaaagagaagtaaaGACAGTGTTGGACTTGTTCATTTAATGAATACATAGGCCAATTCTATCAGGTAAAAAGGAGTTTAGAACAGTAGCGGCCGGTGGAGCGGGGcgcaggtggtgggagagcttGTTTCGGTCGCCTACACCGTCAGCGGCGGGCGGTGcggcgttaattcacttccgcattggcggaagcgctcgtttccatacccgcgcattccaggcgggcagtgttgaagaaaccagtttctTAAAAATAATTGTTGCccacctgttgtgttgtttggaatgcacCTTGAATGTGTGGGTGTGGAAACGAGGGCtgccgtcaatgcggaagtgaattaaccagAAGACCATACCCGCGGTTGGCAGTGtgggcggacaaaacaagctctcTCACCACCTGCGCCCGCGCCACCGGCCGCTACTGGTTTCGGATAGTGACTGGTCTTCTCTACACTGCAACTGCCAGGAAAATGTAATATTAACATCCACTATTTCCTCAGCAATGAAGAGAGCaagggagacagcagctctgcagcatgcGTACTCTAAAGAATCATGTATAGGGCCTGGGATCGTGACGTCATCACTTGGAGTCGCGGCCATGTTGGCCGCTCTCTCCCGTTGTTTACTTGGACCGCCAACGCATTGTGTACAGACATGCTGTCATCGCTCATGCGGAcacattcactgttttttcaGTCTACAATTCCAAACATGCCCAGACGTTGTTGTGTCGTCGGTTGTGATAGCAGAACACACGATCGCCAGGTTAAAATGATCCAAAATGgactttgtttttatcattttcctgCTTGGAAGCACCATCAAGGACAACAAGTTTCTGCACTGACAAAATCTCGCCATCTCGCTTGGATTGCAGCTGTAAGACGACCAAACGTAACCTTTCATTGGATTCCAATGTGGGACTTATATGCGCGGTCCTTTGGTATGACAGCACAGGAACACATTTCATtacccctgctgggtgaagcAGGTAAGGACCTACCCGCTCGTTACATTTCCACAAGTTGATCAATAAAAGTATGAtaagtttaatttagtttgagTATTGAGCTAACTGATACTGCAAGAATTTTAAATTAGTTTTCTAGCTTTGCGTTAATAATCCGTTGGAAACATTTTACTGCCAAAACTAAAACTGTCACGAGAACTTAATGGCAACAAGGAATTCAAACTGCAGTAGAAGTACTTTTTGGAAGTTCGGTGGTTTCAACATGCATGACATGATCCTTCCAACTGTTGTTACACAAACTTATATGATCATGACAAAGCTGTCCTATATAAGAGGAGGCGGGACCCTAAATATGGCCAGGGCTACATGCTGTTTTAAATTCAGAATTAAGGTATTCTCCATGGGAATAGTAATTTTGAATTAAGTGTTGTATAGAAAATACACTGATTCACCTTCATTCAGTTCCACTTAAGCTCTTGGGGTTGGGAAgagttctgattggacagaggacagaggagatgTACGTCTATCGGAAGTGAACAAACTCCGGatcctgcatttttttccttctttcttgaTTAAGTTTGATGCAACTACGTTAAAAACGTTTACATTTTCatgcttccatccatccactcttCAGTATATCTATTTATTCTGAGGCTCCcgttaaataaattgtctcTGTTCAACGCTTGCTTCAGGCGGCCACCGTGGAATATGTGCATCATCGTGACAGGTCAAGGGAACAAGCATGTTCACAACGACCGGAAATATGGAATGGACACATAGTATTGAATTCTACTTTAAAATCGAAATAGACCAGCcactttattcagaataaaatTTGATTCAGATTAATTATTTCAATTAAGAAGAAGTTTGTTTACAAGGTCATTGTTAATCTTTTCAAAGtggaatttgtttttattcagaatAAAAAGAGAAGTAAAACTCTCGTGTAAACGTGGCCATTTGTGAGGTGTTGGCATCTGGTTTTCTTGGTGCCGAAAGTTGTTATTTTCTCTGGTCCTGTCCACACAACGCCGTTTCATGTAACTGCATCATTTTCGGCCGATCATCCACAAGGAACCTGAAAACAGCGTTGTTTTGACAGCAGGTTCCAGAGTGGAAGAAAGCACTGAAAGGTGGATATTTTGACTCTGTCTGTGTTGACGGTGGCTGTCATGTGCTCTGTgttacagtggtgcagtgtcaACATGGCTGGGATGTTgaatgcagacagacagacatctGCGCTGTGATCGGATCCACAGTGGAAATGAGCTGCAGCTACAGATACCCTCCACAAGTGCACAACAACAATGTTACTGTCAAGGAAAGATTCTGgttcagaaaacacagtgaatggACTGTTGTGGATCTGAGATCAGATCCGGAGTATTCAGGTCGTGTGGAGTAcaagtgtgaaaacaaaaactgcctCTTGAGAATTAAAGACCTGAGAGAGAGCGACTCAGCCAAGTACAGGTTCAGGTTCACAACCAACCAAGAAACAGGCAAATATAGTGGACAACCGGTCACTCTGACTGTTACAGGTAACATTTTCACTCCATACTTCTGTTATTCAATACAAAAAGGTTTTGAATGgtgaatttgaatttgtgtgtctgtgaaaagctgaattcaacatttctgctgctgatgtgcTCACCCAGGTCTCCAGGTGAAGGTGAGCAGTTCAAACATCTCTAGAACCTCGAACTCAGCAGAACTCCagtgtgacagcagctgtccaCTACCTGATAGTTTCTCCTACAGCTGGATGAAGGATCAACAAATCGTTCCAGGACAAACTTCAAAAACCTTTTCAAATCGCTGGTATAGTGACGCCAATGTTTCCTGTGGTCTGACAGGCCAGAAGTATCGTTCTCCGTCAGTGAGTAAGTTCATGTgggttttttctcttttcaacaaTTGAATCCATTTATTGATCAACTGAATGTCTGTCACATAAGGAGAAGTATTGATGAGCAATAGATGCTTATTACATGTTAAAATTGAGCAtaagtttttttcctcttctgtttgATTAGCGAGTTTTGAACTGAAAACACCCAGGTTCTGGAATTCCCTATTTCTTTACTGTGAAATGTTCATTGTTGATGTTGGATGTTTGGAGCAGATCTCACTGTTTCCTGTAAGAAATTTACAATGCTATTTTCATAGTTCTTCAATTTGATTTAGACGTAAAAACCACAAAACATCACCTTACTTACATCATTGCAGTTTCTTGTGATATCTTCTTGCCATTGCAGACAGTCAGTCATGACTTATATCTCATCACTCATCACCGCCAACTGCTGGAGGCTTTTAGAAAATGTGCTgttcaactttttaaattagTCAATTCCTGACGATGTTTTCTAATGTGTTCTTTTGTTACAGTGGTGAATAATCACTACGAGGTGATGTATGATGAGACTGAGATCTGTGCTTTGAAAGGATCCACAGTGGAAATAAGCTGCTCTTACAGATACCCAACCAGGATAGATAACCAGAAAACCAGAGTCAAACACACCTTTTGGTTCAGAAAACTGCCGAGTGGTGTTTTACTGGATCTGAAAAATGACTCTGATTATTCACGTCGTGTCAGGTATGGAGGCGGTGAAAAGAACTGCACTCTTATTATCAGTAACCTGACAGAGAGAGACTCAGCTGAGTACAAGTTCAGGTTCGTCACAAACCAACTGAGAGGGAAAATGACTGGTTCACCAGGAGTCAAACTGTCTGTCTCAGGTAAAGTTTTTACAAATCAGTCAAAAAGCTTCAAATTTAAAGAATTATTCCAGTGATTATAGAGACAATGTCACATTCCTGCTTCTGACTCACAGACCCACAACTCCAGATACGTGTGAGGAAATCAATTTCCCATCCAGACAATCTGAAGTGGATTGAACTAACATGTCAGaccagctgtcagctgtctgaTCCTCCTTCATACATCTGGTTCAAGAATGGAGAGAAGtttgcagagaaaaagaaaaactatgtTCTCCTGCAACCCTTCAGTTTTCCAGACAGCTATCACTGTGCCATACAACAACATGAACGTTTCCCTTCTCCTCCAGTGGGTAAGTTCACATTTTATCATAATAACTAAACATCAGTGGAAGATCAGTATTTAGAGTGAAGAAGAAATCAGAGCATCATTAATCTTTATGTCTCCTCCAGATGCTCCTAAACCTCCCTCAGTGTCGGTGAGTCCGTCTGGTGAGATCGTGGAGGGAAGCTCAGtgactctgacctgcagcagtgaTGCTAACCCAGCAGCTAGCTACAGCTGGTACAAGGCACAGCAATTCATTCAGGATGGTGTGCAGCTCGTCTTTCAGTCCATCCAGTCCTCTGAATCTGGACAGTATTCCTGTATGGCTGAATATGAGCTGATGTGGAGCAAATCTGAAGGAACATGGATCGATGTGGAACGTGAGTGATCATAAGCTGTGAAGGAGGTGGATCATGATTGACCGGTTCAGATTTTGCAGATATAATCATTGTAATAATCTCCAAATGTTGaagctttttccattttttccagACGCTCCTAAACCTCCCTCGGTGTCGGTGAGTCCGTCTGGTGAGATCGTGGAGGGAAGCTCAGtgactctgacctgcagcagtgaTGCTAACCCAGCAGCTAGCTACAGCTGGTACAGGGGGAACCAAACTCTGTCAGAGGAACAGAACGGCCTTCTTCacttcacctccatcagctaTAAAGACAGAGGAAACTACTACTGCCAGTCCAAGAACCACCATGGACAGACCAACTCTACGCTTCAATACTTAGATGTCCAGTGTGAGTTAGAAACACTCCTCAGATTAAAGGTGTCTGGATTGGGTTGATTAAAGGTTGCTGGAAAGGTTGATAGAAATAGTTTCTGTAATATGGGGGGAAAAGTAAAATCTAACACATTTCAGCAAACTGCTGTGTCTTTTCAGTCATTGTCAGTTCAAATAATCTGTGCAATTTTCTTGCCAGACAGGAatgaaattatgttttttaGAACATCAGGAGATTGAACaattcacaacagaaacagtgAGAGTTGATGTGGAAAAatcatttctacatttcaaTTCATGCATGCTCATGCTAAGTGTTGCTTACATTTTCCAACCACCAAAGCCCTTTTAAATAATGTGTACTGCTGCTTTCCAGATGCTCCAAAGCTTCTCTCAGTGTCAGTGAGTCCGTCTGGTCGGATCATCGAGGGACATTCAGTGAAtctgacctgcagcagtgaTGCTAACCCAGCAGCTCACTACAGCTGGTACAGGGAGGGTGAAGACACACCAAAAGCATCTGGACAGACGTTCACCATCACTGATAGCAGAAGTGAACACAGTGGGATGTATTACTGTGAAGCTCAGAACAGAAGAGGACGTCTTAACTCCACCTTACATCTGGTCATTGAGCCTGGTGAGTTTTTTGCAGggacacaaataaacaacagctgagGTTCAACACAATGTTTGATCGAAAATCTTTCAATATTCATTCAATGGCCAGTTTGCATGACAGCCGAAAATGGAAAACTCGCTGTGGTTTTGCCATCACTGAAAACCcgactttttgaaaaggtggtactttttgaaaacacttcatctcCGACTGTATGTaaataacagaagaaaaaaaaacttttctaaacCAGTGCTTTTGCACATGCACATCATGTTTGGGGTGGGCTGGGGTTgaaatttaaattcaaatttttcACCCGAAACATTGCGTAAACAAGGCctaaaaatgtttctgttgatTTCACATGTTGTTGATCTGGTCTGTTTGCTGCAGCTGAACATGAACCAAGGATTTTGCTTCCAGTTGGTGGAAACTGCCACTGGAGTTTGCATTTGGTTGTATATTTCTCAAAGAATACATCTgaattttgttttctatttttagcAGTTTTCCCAGATAAACCAAAACTAGTCGCTGTTGGAATCCTCCTTGCTGTTTTCCTGCTCACAGCAACACTTTGTGCCTTCAGGTAGGTGTATATAAGTTCCTTCAAATACTCAAAAATCAATTGTTCTCACCGACTGATTGGAGAACTGGTTAATTCTCCAATTTTTCTTCTTGTAATTAGAAAGTGGAAGACACCAAATTCACTGTTTCAGCTTGGAGAAGAGCCAGACAGCAGTGAAAGGGTGAGAGCATCATTTGATGTGAGAGATCATTTCGATGATCAGACTCAATCGTGTTGGTACAAAGTTGTTGCCTCACAAAACACTCATGATTTCATGAGATAATTGTGAATAAACCAAATACAAACATTAAATTCAGTGTAGCAAAACTGCATCATGTCGATAATTGGTTTTTTAAGTCAAGCTCATCATGAGGGTCAGGCGATGGCTCACACTCAAATGGTAGAATTCAAAtctgcagcagagaaagaaacatttaagactgaaaaaagttgaataagCAACATCCTTGAGTGTGCTGatcaacatttgaataaaatgattgaaaattcTTCAACTGTTTTGAAGTAATGAGTCTATTCTCACACTCAGTAACTTGTGTTTGGTGTTTCGACCAGTTAgaacaaaaaaatcccccaaTCTGAGCACCCATTCTCAGATATCCATCTGCTTGTAATTTCCATTTTTTCTGCAAACGGGTCCATAATTGGCCAATCGGTGAAGGTCATCTGAAAGGCCCCGCCCTGAGTAGCTATAGAAACTCTGCTGccacagggggggggggtctgttaATAACGCATCAAAATCTGACTGGCTGATGATGCTGTCACTAAATGTTACACAACCCAATATCGGCTTCCAGCTTGGATCCAAGGCCAGCTATGAAACTACAGCTGAcggccagcagagggagctgcgATGTGTTTAAGGACATTTTAAATTTGAGTTCTATAAATATAACCATTTGTTTTCTGAGTAAAGTTGCAAACTGAACAGGTGATTGACTCCAGACACATCTCAGAATGACCTTTTAATTATGGAGTAAAAAcctaaaagtcatttttcactAGCCCTGCTGCCCTTAGCTGCACACCACTGCTCACactgattttaaatgttttcatgttgtctcgatttttttgttaactttaattttccattttatgtttattttcttgctGTTTTCCTTCTGGTGTGCCTCTTGGCCTGTTTTTCACTCTTTGCCTCTTGGGCTGGTCACTCTCactcggagcagcagcaggaggatctTCACTATGCCACCATTCGATTTGTGAGACCACAGACAGACTCCATTAACTCCACCATCACAACAGCTGGAaccagcagacaaacacagcaggagcaggtCGATGTTGTGTACGCTGCCGTCAACATTCACCAGGCCAGTTCTTCAACAAAGTAGGCAACGTTTCTCCCAGGAACACTTAAATCTGACTATATATGTATTTAAagtagggatgcaccgataccacTGTTTTCATGGTCGAATACACTCGTCCACACTGGCTGTGGTGAGTCACAAGCGGCAGGCTCAACGAATCGCCACCATTCTAGTTAATGACTGTTCTTCCAGTGAACGGGGTATGGCTGCGTTGTACTATTTTCTCCGCTTGCTGCAGCCAGCACACAAGGAACTGGAGGAAGacactaaaaacacaccttCATAACTAAAACACAGCCTCAGGTCCTTGATCCACATCATTAACACAAAGACTACAGTCCAAAATACTAACAAACATCATTATGTACAGCTGATGAAAGGAAATATAAGCAACTGCTAGACGACTTACACATGATGGAAACACAAAGTATCTGACTGGAGACAAATAATTACTAAACATCTGCTTCAGCAGTGAAATTCTATCTGTGAtgccacacacacctccaacagccttGATGACTCCAGATCTTGCTGCAGCTACACCCTTAGagcagtgtgtggtgtctgtCCATGCACTGTCCCGTGTGACTGCAGATCGAAGTTGCTGTCATACTTAAATCACGTGCTtaaatcctcctggatccactgagcagttAATCTAATGAGTCAATCATATCGGAACTTAACTATCTTCCATCCCTCCTCTTGATATTGTGGCAGGACATCATCATTCACAGTTGTCATTTACAGTCTCCTGTGTACCTGCAGGTGACGATGCTGATTAATGCCGTCACACAGTACTTGTCGCGTTTTAAGAGTACGACTACTGGGTGTGTTTATTCAACTCTGTACCTGATATTGGTATCAGTCCATCCCTAATTTAAGCTAAGATTGTATTCAGTGTGAGGGCTTATTTTATTGGATCTGATTAATCAgttttcctcctctcagacaCTTCCACCAGGACCCTTTGGAAGATCCGTCTGCATTGTACAGCACTGTGAAGAAGATCCAACGAACGTCATGTGAAGACTTAAATCAAGTCAAAACTGCTGAACTGCTGAACTGACTGGAAAAGTTGTATTCTTGCTGTGTTTCTATTGGATTCATCCTTACTGTAGTACATTTGTCTTCAACTTCAAGTCAACTTGTTGTCAGTTTATCAAGTTGCCACAAGATGGTAGCAGAGAGcctgaaagaggaaaacattgaCAAGACCTCACTGCATGCTTATGTGCTCATAATATGCATCATCTCTGTTACTCTGGAtctgtatttaatgtatttatcagaagcaacatgaaataaaaatgagtttttcagATCTCATATCTGTACTTGCTGTAAGTTTCCACTGAGCAATGCTGAACAATGCCGAGCAGCGCGGTGCGTCAGAGCGCTGCAGAGCAGGGCACAtggaacacggagcgtcggggcgccccttgtatgGTCGCGGCGCCCCCCActggacgtggcgccctaggcgaccgtctagttcgcctatgcctagagccggccctgaccTACAGAAAGATGGATGTCATTCACTAACATTGAAT
The nucleotide sequence above comes from Salarias fasciatus chromosome 6, fSalaFa1.1, whole genome shotgun sequence. Encoded proteins:
- the LOC115389540 gene encoding B-cell receptor CD22-like, with the protein product MKDQQIVPGQTSKTFSNRWYSDANVSCGLTGQKYRSPSVMVNNHYEVMYDETEICALKGSTVEISCSYRYPTRIDNQKTRVKHTFWFRKLPSGVLLDLKNDSDYSRRVRYGGGEKNCTLIISNLTERDSAEYKFRFVTNQLRGKMTGSPGVKLSVSDPQLQIRVRKSISHPDNLKWIELTCQTSCQLSDPPSYIWFKNGEKFAEKKKNYVLLQPFSFPDSYHCAIQQHERFPSPPVDAPKPPSVSVSPSGEIVEGSSVTLTCSSDANPAASYSWYKAQQFIQDGVQLVFQSIQSSESGQYSCMAEYELMWSKSEGTWIDVEHAPKPPSVSVSPSGEIVEGSSVTLTCSSDANPAASYSWYRGNQTLSEEQNGLLHFTSISYKDRGNYYCQSKNHHGQTNSTLQYLDVQYAPKLLSVSVSPSGRIIEGHSVNLTCSSDANPAAHYSWYREGEDTPKASGQTFTITDSRSEHSGMYYCEAQNRRGRLNSTLHLVIEPAVFPDKPKLVAVGILLAVFLLTATLCAFRKWKTPNSLFQLGEEPDSSERQQEDLHYATIRFVRPQTDSINSTITTAGTSRQTQQEQVDVVYAAVNIHQASSSTKHFHQDPLEDPSALYSTVKKIQRTSCEDLNQVKTAELLN